A part of Deinococcus carri genomic DNA contains:
- a CDS encoding DUF1622 domain-containing protein: protein MEGDFGGFFSQFEGTVGLITQYLATGVEGISGIIVGIAVIEAVWRSLRLFFVQHERPESLKEAIRLRLGRWLSVVLELLLAADILRTAVSPTWDAIGRLAAIAGIRTALNYFLGQEVREEAQRQRREDADSSITGPLRQDQGQP, encoded by the coding sequence ATGGAAGGGGATTTTGGAGGCTTTTTCAGCCAGTTCGAGGGGACTGTCGGACTGATTACTCAGTACCTGGCGACCGGGGTCGAGGGCATCTCCGGCATCATCGTGGGCATCGCGGTGATTGAGGCGGTGTGGCGGTCACTGCGGCTTTTCTTCGTGCAGCACGAGCGGCCCGAGTCGCTTAAGGAGGCCATTCGCCTGCGCCTGGGCCGCTGGCTCTCGGTGGTGCTGGAACTTCTGCTGGCCGCCGACATCCTGCGGACCGCCGTTTCGCCGACCTGGGACGCCATCGGCAGACTGGCCGCCATCGCGGGTATCCGGACGGCCCTGAACTATTTTCTGGGCCAGGAGGTGCGCGAGGAGGCGCAGCGGCAGCGACGGGAAGACGCCGACAGCAGCATCACCGGCCCCCTCCGCCAGGACCAGGGCCAGCCGTAG